One stretch of Amycolatopsis sp. NBC_00345 DNA includes these proteins:
- a CDS encoding IclR family transcriptional regulator, protein MSIVDSSGEPGAAVDTPVLDVPASGTSKTLHHGLQVLELLVTHPQGLSLTEIAEGIGVHRTVAHRLVRTLEAHHLCRRDRFKRISLGTGLVRLAEPVEQDLRTLARPVLEELTDAAQASAHLVVRENAEQVRMLMIVEPRQARMHVAFRSGQLDPIGRGSAGLAMLAARPAQAGEREEVSRARERGYAVSTGEIAPGITGISAVVPTGRDAAETSIGLSLFEAPDPDGLGRLVVAAAHRLGALLK, encoded by the coding sequence GTGTCCATCGTGGATTCGAGCGGGGAGCCGGGCGCGGCCGTGGACACCCCGGTCTTGGACGTCCCCGCCTCGGGCACGTCCAAGACGCTGCACCACGGGCTGCAGGTGCTGGAGCTGCTGGTCACGCACCCGCAGGGGCTGTCGCTGACCGAGATCGCCGAGGGCATCGGGGTGCACCGCACCGTGGCGCACCGGCTGGTCCGCACGCTCGAAGCGCACCACCTCTGCCGCCGGGACCGGTTCAAGCGGATCTCGCTGGGCACCGGGCTGGTGCGGCTGGCCGAGCCGGTCGAGCAGGACCTGCGTACGCTCGCCCGGCCCGTGCTGGAGGAGCTGACGGACGCGGCCCAGGCGTCGGCGCACCTCGTCGTGCGGGAGAACGCGGAGCAGGTCCGGATGCTGATGATCGTCGAGCCGCGCCAGGCCCGGATGCACGTCGCGTTCCGGTCCGGGCAGCTGGACCCGATCGGCCGCGGGTCGGCCGGGCTGGCCATGCTCGCCGCCCGCCCCGCGCAGGCGGGCGAGCGCGAAGAGGTTTCCCGGGCCCGGGAACGGGGTTACGCCGTGTCCACCGGGGAAATAGCGCCGGGCATCACCGGGATCTCCGCGGTGGTCCCGACCGGCCGCGACGCCGCCGAGACCAGCATCGGGCTGTCCCTGTTCGAGGCCCCGGACCCGGACGGGCTGGGCCGCCTGGTCGTCGCCGCGGCCCACCGGCTGGGCGCGCTGCTGAAGTAA
- a CDS encoding TetR/AcrR family transcriptional regulator translates to MTAQVGTKLRSDARDNRGRILAAARAAFAAGGFSVPIREIARRAEVGVATVYRHFETKEALLAQAFADELTPCSAIVEEGLAAADPWRGFGLVIERLMEVHALDRGLARVFTSRFPDPAEFAADRERTLRLLLELVRRAKETGALRADFVLEDISLALMANEGIRAGSPEARVAASRRFAALMIQSFQADPVAAALPPAVRLPVSRR, encoded by the coding sequence GTGACGGCTCAAGTGGGAACGAAGCTCCGCTCGGACGCCCGCGACAACCGCGGGCGCATCCTCGCGGCCGCCCGTGCGGCCTTCGCGGCCGGGGGTTTTTCCGTGCCGATCCGCGAAATCGCCCGCCGTGCCGAGGTCGGCGTCGCGACCGTCTACCGGCATTTCGAGACCAAGGAAGCGCTGCTGGCCCAAGCTTTCGCCGACGAGCTGACCCCGTGCTCGGCGATCGTCGAGGAGGGGCTGGCGGCGGCCGATCCGTGGCGCGGGTTCGGCCTGGTGATCGAGCGGCTGATGGAGGTCCACGCCCTCGACCGGGGCCTCGCCCGCGTGTTCACGTCGCGGTTTCCCGACCCGGCCGAGTTCGCCGCGGACCGCGAGCGGACGCTGCGCCTGCTGCTCGAACTGGTGCGGCGCGCCAAGGAGACGGGCGCCCTGCGCGCGGACTTCGTGCTGGAGGACATCAGCCTGGCGCTGATGGCGAACGAGGGCATCCGCGCCGGGTCACCCGAGGCGCGGGTGGCGGCGTCGCGCCGGTTCGCGGCCCTGATGATCCAGTCGTTCCAGGCGGATCCCGTCGCGGCGGCGCTGCCGCCGGCCGTCCGGCTGCCGGTTTCGCGGCGCTGA
- a CDS encoding SDR family NAD(P)-dependent oxidoreductase yields the protein MSEAREAVRYPDVVLVTGAANGMGANHARALGARGVHVCAADVADASGVVGEITAAGGSASAHSLDVTDPARWAAVVEEIRVGQGSLGGLVNNAGISRRLEFMDTTADVWDRVLAVNLSGPFHGMRAAAPLIRDSGGGSIVNISSISGQIGYFSPAYSSSKWGLTGLSKSAAGNLARWGIRVNSVHPGLVGTALLGGADAFVESAVDSIPAGRVGTPDEITDAVLFLLSDHSTYLTGSEVTVDGGLVSNGLYHRILAGAGGDLG from the coding sequence ATGTCTGAGGCCCGCGAAGCGGTGCGCTACCCGGACGTCGTGCTGGTCACCGGCGCGGCGAACGGGATGGGCGCGAACCACGCCCGCGCGCTCGGCGCCCGCGGGGTGCACGTCTGCGCCGCGGACGTGGCCGACGCGTCCGGGGTCGTCGGGGAGATCACCGCCGCCGGTGGCTCGGCGTCGGCGCACTCGCTCGACGTGACCGACCCCGCGCGGTGGGCGGCCGTGGTCGAGGAAATCCGGGTGGGCCAAGGTTCGCTCGGCGGGCTGGTCAACAACGCCGGCATCTCCCGGCGGCTGGAGTTCATGGACACCACCGCCGACGTCTGGGACCGGGTCCTGGCGGTCAACCTGTCCGGCCCGTTCCACGGGATGCGGGCGGCGGCGCCGCTGATCCGGGACTCCGGCGGCGGGTCGATCGTCAACATCTCGTCGATCTCCGGGCAGATCGGCTACTTCTCGCCCGCGTACTCGTCGAGCAAGTGGGGCCTGACCGGACTGTCCAAGTCCGCGGCGGGAAACCTGGCCCGCTGGGGCATCCGGGTCAACTCGGTGCACCCCGGCCTGGTCGGCACGGCGCTGCTCGGCGGCGCGGACGCGTTCGTCGAGTCCGCTGTGGACAGTATCCCCGCGGGCCGGGTGGGCACGCCGGACGAGATCACCGACGCGGTGCTCTTCCTGCTCTCGGACCATTCCACCTACCTGACCGGGAGCGAGGTCACCGTCGACGGCGGCCTGGTCTCCAACGGTCTCTACCACCGCATCCTCGCGGGAGCCGGAGGTGACCTCGGATGA
- a CDS encoding SDR family NAD(P)-dependent oxidoreductase has protein sequence MTSYEPAGPGRVRHQPVTARYPELPGQVAVITGAARGMGARFAAGLATRGVDVVAGDINADAMTATAEELNAALAAESLEEKPGRIVASTVDVTKPEDHLALAQRAVDEFGRVDFWVNNAGIFPFAEVADISAEQIRATLSVNVEGVLFGAQAAAAHLRPGGAIVNMSSVSAVRVRRGRGAYCSSKAAVAHLTESLAVELGDQGIRVNAIAPGYIDTEMTRWIQDDAPALAKALDAVPLHRIGSPEEVFGVLLFLLSDSARYVTGHSIAVDGGSRHV, from the coding sequence ATGACGAGCTACGAGCCTGCCGGTCCCGGCCGGGTGCGGCACCAGCCGGTCACCGCCCGCTACCCGGAGCTGCCGGGCCAGGTCGCGGTGATCACCGGCGCGGCCCGCGGGATGGGCGCCCGGTTCGCGGCCGGCCTCGCGACCAGGGGCGTCGACGTCGTCGCCGGCGACATCAACGCCGACGCCATGACCGCCACCGCCGAAGAGCTGAACGCGGCGCTGGCCGCCGAATCGCTGGAGGAGAAGCCGGGCCGGATCGTCGCGTCCACTGTGGACGTCACGAAGCCCGAAGACCACCTCGCGCTGGCGCAGCGGGCCGTCGACGAGTTCGGCCGCGTCGACTTCTGGGTCAACAACGCCGGGATCTTCCCGTTCGCGGAGGTCGCGGACATCTCCGCCGAGCAGATCCGCGCGACCCTGTCGGTGAACGTCGAGGGCGTGCTGTTCGGGGCCCAGGCCGCGGCCGCGCACCTGCGGCCCGGCGGCGCGATCGTGAACATGTCCTCGGTGTCCGCCGTCCGCGTGCGCCGGGGCCGGGGCGCCTACTGCAGTTCCAAGGCCGCGGTCGCGCACCTGACCGAATCGCTCGCGGTCGAGCTGGGGGACCAGGGAATCCGCGTCAACGCGATCGCCCCCGGCTACATCGACACCGAGATGACCCGCTGGATCCAGGACGACGCCCCGGCGCTGGCGAAGGCGCTCGACGCCGTGCCGCTGCACCGGATCGGCTCGCCCGAGGAGGTCTTCGGGGTGCTGCTGTTCCTGCTTTCGGACAGCGCGCGGTACGTCACCGGGCACAGCATCGCGGTCGACGGCGGCTCCCGGCATGTCTGA
- a CDS encoding nuclear transport factor 2 family protein, with amino-acid sequence MTGGTPEPEAVAFEDVVAVHQLYGRQSHAIDSGRAHEWAATFTADGEFASPSYPAPSVGTAELVAFAERFHAGCVASGETLRHVISTVDVRPGPAPDELSARAYLQIIGSPADGSPPRTHRLTVVADELRRTADGWRIGRRTVHRDA; translated from the coding sequence ATGACAGGTGGCACGCCCGAGCCTGAGGCAGTCGCGTTCGAGGACGTGGTCGCTGTGCACCAGCTCTACGGCCGCCAGAGTCACGCGATCGACTCGGGCCGGGCGCACGAGTGGGCCGCGACCTTCACCGCGGACGGGGAGTTCGCCTCGCCCAGCTACCCGGCGCCGTCCGTCGGCACGGCCGAGCTGGTCGCGTTCGCCGAGCGCTTCCACGCCGGCTGTGTCGCCTCGGGTGAGACGCTCCGGCACGTGATCAGCACGGTCGACGTCCGCCCGGGCCCCGCGCCGGACGAACTGTCCGCCCGCGCCTACCTGCAGATCATCGGCTCGCCCGCGGACGGTTCCCCGCCGCGGACGCATCGGCTGACCGTCGTCGCCGACGAGCTTCGCCGCACCGCCGACGGCTGGCGGATCGGTCGTCGCACTGTCCACCGCGACGCCTGA
- a CDS encoding NADP-dependent oxidoreductase, producing MRAVEFTEYGPAGVVHVAEVAEPHAGPGEIRITVRASGLSAGEVRIRSGEMRAAVTVPFPYRTGFDAAGVVDEVGEGVTGVAIGDEVFGWTTMTARGANADFAALAAWAPKPAAWSWEEAGGAAGAVESATRVLDRLAVGAGHTVLVQGAAGGVGTVAVQLAVARGATVIGTAGERNHDFLRSLGAVPTTYGTGLRERIHELAPSGVDAVFDCAGGALPDLVAIAGDAARVVTIADATAAAHGVHLSHGAPPDETGKTMGTADPLAVHGLALAVELAAEGRLRVPVAAAFPLAEAAAAHELSESRHARGKIVLVN from the coding sequence ATGAGAGCTGTCGAGTTCACGGAATACGGGCCGGCCGGCGTGGTGCACGTCGCCGAAGTGGCGGAGCCGCACGCCGGACCGGGTGAAATCCGCATCACCGTACGGGCCTCCGGGCTCTCGGCCGGGGAGGTGCGCATCCGCTCCGGGGAGATGCGGGCCGCGGTGACCGTGCCCTTCCCGTACCGGACCGGGTTCGACGCCGCGGGCGTGGTCGACGAGGTCGGCGAAGGCGTCACCGGCGTGGCCATCGGCGACGAGGTGTTCGGCTGGACCACGATGACCGCGCGCGGCGCCAACGCCGACTTCGCCGCACTCGCCGCCTGGGCCCCCAAACCGGCCGCGTGGAGCTGGGAAGAAGCGGGCGGCGCCGCGGGAGCCGTCGAGTCGGCCACCCGGGTGCTGGACCGGCTCGCGGTCGGCGCCGGGCACACCGTGCTGGTGCAGGGCGCGGCCGGCGGGGTCGGCACGGTCGCCGTCCAGCTCGCGGTCGCCCGCGGAGCCACGGTCATCGGCACGGCCGGCGAACGCAACCACGACTTCCTGCGTTCCCTCGGCGCGGTGCCGACCACCTACGGAACCGGCTTGAGAGAACGAATCCACGAGCTGGCACCGTCCGGAGTGGACGCGGTGTTCGACTGCGCCGGCGGGGCCCTGCCGGACCTCGTCGCCATCGCGGGCGACGCGGCGCGGGTGGTGACGATCGCCGACGCCACCGCGGCGGCCCACGGCGTGCACCTGTCGCACGGGGCCCCGCCCGACGAAACGGGCAAGACCATGGGCACCGCCGATCCCCTTGCGGTGCATGGCCTCGCGCTCGCGGTGGAGCTCGCCGCCGAGGGCCGGCTGCGGGTGCCCGTCGCGGCGGCGTTCCCGCTCGCCGAGGCCGCCGCCGCGCACGAACTGAGCGAAAGCCGCCACGCGCGCGGGAAGATCGTGCTGGTGAACTGA
- a CDS encoding GNAT family N-acetyltransferase, whose product MPELIVPTALLHSAWLEAHHEWGPGAHEDGFGLDAGDEVESPSGFAAWVALLADEPDPSRARCTFRWIVEDGRVLGGIALRHRDDDFTRRAGHIGYGIRPSARRRGLASWALGRMLDVARTAGLGRVLIVCETGNLPSAKTIERHGGVLENGVPGGGAFEGGVVEGAGPVHRYWIDLG is encoded by the coding sequence ATGCCCGAGTTGATCGTGCCCACCGCCCTTCTGCACTCGGCCTGGCTCGAGGCGCACCACGAGTGGGGGCCCGGCGCGCACGAGGACGGGTTCGGGCTGGACGCGGGCGACGAGGTCGAGTCGCCATCCGGGTTCGCGGCCTGGGTGGCGCTGCTGGCCGACGAGCCGGACCCGTCCCGCGCGCGCTGCACGTTCCGCTGGATCGTCGAGGACGGCCGGGTGCTCGGCGGGATCGCGCTGCGGCACCGGGACGACGACTTCACCCGCCGGGCCGGCCACATCGGCTACGGCATCCGCCCGTCCGCGCGCCGCCGCGGCCTGGCGTCCTGGGCGCTGGGCCGCATGCTCGACGTCGCGCGCACCGCGGGCCTCGGCCGCGTCCTGATCGTCTGCGAGACGGGCAACCTGCCCTCCGCCAAGACGATCGAACGCCACGGCGGCGTGCTCGAAAACGGTGTGCCCGGGGGCGGTGCGTTCGAAGGCGGTGTAGTCGAAGGCGCCGGGCCGGTGCACCGCTACTGGATCGACCTCGGCTGA